The following proteins come from a genomic window of Lachnoclostridium phytofermentans ISDg:
- a CDS encoding YmfQ family protein has protein sequence MKTNLMEYLPGVFQEIREYRTITTVQDADLDRVKTEITNVLKNQYVNELDRNGCKRYEKILGVKPMDTDTIEERRFRILTRVNEQLPYTIRGVGKRLSDLCGEDGYIIRMDKEKYILEVKVALSAKKNVEAVKSLMERITPCNLILSVTLLYNTHEIVSAFTHDELSAFLHSRIREEEF, from the coding sequence ATGAAAACTAATCTTATGGAGTACCTGCCAGGTGTATTTCAAGAAATCAGAGAATATAGAACAATTACTACGGTGCAGGATGCTGATCTTGATAGGGTTAAAACTGAGATCACAAATGTTCTAAAAAACCAGTATGTCAATGAACTGGACAGGAATGGGTGTAAACGCTATGAAAAAATCTTAGGTGTTAAACCAATGGATACCGATACGATCGAAGAGCGACGCTTTCGAATATTAACTCGAGTTAACGAACAGTTACCTTACACAATTCGAGGCGTCGGTAAAAGGCTCAGTGATTTATGTGGTGAAGATGGTTATATAATTCGTATGGATAAAGAAAAGTATATTCTTGAAGTGAAGGTTGCATTATCTGCAAAGAAAAACGTAGAAGCAGTTAAGAGTTTAATGGAAAGAATTACACCATGCAATTTAATTTTATCAGTTACTTTGTTATATAACACACATGAGATTGTAAGTGCTTTTACCCATGATGAACTATCAGCTTTTCTGCACAGCAGGATTAGAGAGGAGGAATTTTAA
- a CDS encoding phage holin family protein: protein MEKLKVYATQGIFATVTAGFTAKLGILWWVLLIFVICMIIDFLSGMAASKKESIEYPDDITKGWNSKKGMLGIIKKFGYILIVGVAIILDFLIYKTSGFLGIDMPTSTFFGLLITVLFILNELLSITENAGRMGANIPQFLVNAISALKGKVENKGGKNE, encoded by the coding sequence ATGGAGAAATTAAAAGTTTATGCAACACAAGGTATCTTTGCAACAGTAACTGCTGGTTTCACAGCTAAACTAGGCATCTTATGGTGGGTGCTTCTTATTTTTGTAATTTGTATGATCATAGATTTTCTATCTGGCATGGCTGCTTCAAAAAAAGAAAGCATTGAGTATCCGGATGATATAACAAAAGGATGGAACAGCAAGAAGGGGATGCTTGGAATCATCAAGAAATTTGGATACATTTTGATTGTTGGAGTTGCCATTATATTAGATTTTCTTATATATAAGACATCAGGATTTTTAGGTATTGATATGCCTACATCTACATTTTTTGGGTTGTTAATAACCGTATTATTTATATTAAATGAACTGCTTTCCATAACAGAGAATGCAGGGCGAATGGGAGCAAACATACCGCAATTCTTAGTTAATGCAATATCAGCACTTAAAGGTAAAGTGGAGAATAAGGGGGGTAAAAATGAATAA
- a CDS encoding NlpC/P60 family protein, with protein sequence MNNKTNQGLVEYALKQVGIKYVMGTNCRVLTTSRLQSLINTNPANWFTAERIKECNKWIGQVTTDCHGLIEGYINDNNLNGVVEAGEGTYDTTSDNAFNKAIVKGAISTIDKDLVGLCVRYTGHVGVYIGDGKVVEARGFNYGVCITNLKDRPWTHWYEHPEINYNKTKRVLLLTTPYMRGDDVKKLQQLIGVNVDSIYGPVTDKKVKEILGILGI encoded by the coding sequence ATGAATAATAAAACTAATCAAGGTTTAGTAGAATACGCATTAAAGCAGGTCGGTATTAAGTATGTAATGGGTACAAACTGTAGAGTGTTAACCACTTCGAGGTTACAATCACTTATTAATACTAATCCTGCTAATTGGTTTACAGCAGAGCGTATCAAAGAATGTAATAAGTGGATAGGACAAGTTACAACAGATTGTCATGGTTTGATTGAGGGATATATAAACGATAATAACCTTAATGGTGTAGTTGAAGCAGGAGAAGGAACTTATGATACGACTTCAGACAATGCATTTAATAAGGCGATCGTAAAAGGTGCAATCTCAACTATAGATAAAGACTTGGTAGGTCTGTGTGTGCGCTATACAGGACATGTTGGTGTTTATATTGGTGACGGTAAAGTGGTAGAAGCTCGTGGTTTTAACTACGGTGTATGTATCACTAACTTAAAAGATAGACCATGGACGCACTGGTACGAACATCCGGAGATTAATTACAATAAGACCAAGAGAGTTTTACTGTTGACAACTCCATATATGCGTGGTGATGATGTTAAAAAGTTACAGCAACTTATAGGTGTAAATGTTGATAGTATCTATGGACCAGTTACAGATAAAAAGGTGAAAGAGATACTAGGAATACTTGGGATATAA
- a CDS encoding ABC transporter permease, with protein MMHRIKKEDYLSASAIHQAYLKRYQKRVTKIRIAQWIIFLSFLILWELSTRVGWLNSFIFSSPSRVVKCFATMAKDGTVFYHIGITLFETFISFGLVIGIGLLVAVLLWWNESVAKVLEPYLVVLNSLPKSALAPVFIVWLGNNMKTIIVAAVTVAVFGTIITLYTNFNSTEQDKYKLIYTLGGTKKDVLFKVVLPGNLPSIISCMKVNIGLSLVGVIIGEFLAAKAGLGYLIVYGSQVFKLDWVIMSIVILCIIATALYGILSYIERRVRKNK; from the coding sequence ATGATGCATCGTATTAAAAAAGAGGATTATTTATCCGCTTCTGCAATCCATCAAGCGTATCTGAAACGATATCAAAAGAGAGTAACAAAAATTCGTATCGCGCAATGGATTATATTTTTGTCCTTTTTAATTTTGTGGGAACTTTCCACAAGGGTTGGATGGCTAAATTCATTTATATTCAGTAGCCCTTCCAGAGTTGTAAAGTGCTTCGCTACAATGGCAAAAGACGGAACTGTTTTTTACCATATCGGTATTACACTTTTTGAAACCTTCATAAGTTTTGGTTTAGTTATAGGAATCGGGCTCCTCGTCGCTGTCTTATTATGGTGGAATGAAAGTGTTGCAAAGGTACTAGAACCTTATCTTGTGGTTCTTAATAGCCTTCCGAAGTCAGCTCTTGCACCAGTCTTTATTGTTTGGCTCGGGAATAATATGAAGACAATTATAGTAGCGGCGGTAACAGTCGCAGTCTTTGGCACGATTATAACCTTATATACCAACTTTAATTCAACAGAACAAGATAAATACAAACTCATTTATACCTTGGGTGGTACCAAAAAAGATGTCTTATTTAAAGTAGTCCTTCCAGGTAACCTTCCTTCTATTATTAGCTGTATGAAAGTCAATATCGGTCTGTCTCTGGTTGGTGTTATCATAGGAGAATTTCTTGCAGCGAAGGCTGGTTTGGGATATCTTATTGTCTACGGATCTCAGGTTTTTAAACTAGACTGGGTTATTATGAGTATTGTGATTTTATGTATTATTGCAACTGCGCTTTATGGTATTCTTTCTTATATTGAGAGAAGAGTAAGAAAAAATAAATAG
- a CDS encoding ABC transporter ATP-binding protein yields the protein MESNTTTNEFLHVDHLSYSYHTLAGETTALKDVSFHVSEGQFLAIVGPSGCGKSTLLSLIAGLIKPDAGSIYIKGKDTKSSGLNIGYMLQKDHLLDWRSTLRNVALGLEVQHKYSDQSMVIINHLLETYGLISFIDSKPTELSGGMRQRAALIRTLLLQPDILLLDEPFSALDYQTRLEVSDDICKIIRKENKTAVLITHDIAEAISTADRVIVLSNRPASIKKEFEINLTSKDESPLQKRLAPEFSTYFNLIWKELTSQ from the coding sequence ATGGAATCAAATACTACTACTAATGAATTTCTCCATGTAGATCATTTAAGCTACTCGTATCACACCTTAGCTGGAGAGACTACTGCATTGAAGGATGTCAGCTTCCATGTTTCAGAGGGACAATTTCTAGCTATTGTTGGGCCCAGCGGATGTGGTAAATCAACTTTACTATCTCTAATTGCTGGATTAATAAAACCTGATGCAGGAAGTATCTATATTAAAGGGAAGGACACCAAAAGTTCAGGCTTAAATATTGGTTATATGTTGCAAAAAGACCATCTTCTGGATTGGAGAAGCACATTGCGAAATGTCGCACTTGGTCTGGAGGTTCAACATAAATACTCAGACCAAAGCATGGTAATTATTAATCATTTGCTAGAGACTTATGGGCTAATCTCATTTATTGATTCAAAGCCAACAGAATTATCTGGTGGAATGAGACAGCGTGCAGCGTTGATCCGTACACTACTTTTACAACCAGATATCCTGTTATTAGATGAACCATTTTCAGCGCTAGACTATCAAACACGACTTGAAGTTTCAGATGATATTTGTAAGATTATCCGCAAAGAAAATAAAACTGCTGTACTAATCACTCATGATATAGCGGAGGCAATCAGTACAGCAGATAGGGTAATTGTACTTTCGAATCGACCAGCTTCCATAAAAAAGGAATTTGAGATCAACTTAACCTCGAAGGATGAATCTCCTCTGCAAAAGCGTTTAGCTCCTGAATTCAGTACCTATTTTAATTTAATATGGAAGGAGTTGACGTCCCAATGA
- a CDS encoding InlB B-repeat-containing protein, with translation MYKLKKGFMILLLATSTMLLGGCSIGTSSLFIHPAEQGYEYEVTYDTLGGNINQVDKRVVYYAGNSLLFEPNGTAGMLVQPKFGEKSLVGWYTKYTTEESKDGTIYHYNEEDLWDFSLDRVSDENTSDKKITLYARWADNPSINFLDAANPEGDILLKWTINVGNELKRPTSTEPKKNGFTLIDYYKDPECTEKYVFDKVIEEGDIDYSNGGKAQINIYCKFIEGEIIRVKTVNQLKAIADKPDGQYILANDIDLSTETWTPIETFSGVLDGNGYSIKNLNLNVKNRASGITAKNADEVSYGLFSKLDGAKIKDLTIKDVNIVIDKSSNVKLCVGALAGRTKKTTIENCTFDGITISSDGMCSINIVASSYVAGDYSTKINNCIFNNINTNKLTTSGNLEVIEQK, from the coding sequence ATGTACAAATTGAAAAAGGGATTTATGATATTGCTTTTGGCCACATCAACTATGTTACTTGGTGGCTGTAGTATAGGAACTAGTTCTCTGTTTATACATCCGGCAGAACAGGGGTATGAGTACGAAGTTACATACGATACATTGGGTGGAAACATCAATCAAGTAGATAAACGTGTTGTATACTATGCAGGAAATTCTTTATTGTTTGAGCCAAATGGAACAGCTGGTATGCTTGTGCAACCTAAATTTGGTGAAAAGTCATTGGTTGGTTGGTATACAAAATATACAACAGAAGAAAGTAAGGATGGAACTATCTATCATTATAATGAAGAAGATTTATGGGATTTTTCATTGGACCGAGTTTCTGATGAAAATACCAGCGATAAAAAAATAACGTTATATGCTAGATGGGCTGATAATCCATCCATTAACTTTTTAGATGCTGCAAATCCTGAGGGAGACATCTTATTAAAATGGACGATTAATGTTGGCAATGAATTAAAACGCCCTACTTCCACAGAACCAAAGAAAAACGGATTTACCTTAATTGATTATTATAAGGATCCGGAATGTACTGAAAAATATGTATTTGATAAAGTGATTGAAGAGGGTGATATTGATTACTCGAATGGTGGTAAAGCTCAAATAAATATTTATTGTAAGTTTATTGAAGGTGAAATAATTCGAGTTAAAACAGTAAATCAACTGAAGGCAATCGCTGATAAGCCAGATGGACAATATATATTAGCAAATGATATTGATTTATCCACAGAAACATGGACACCAATTGAAACTTTTAGCGGTGTATTGGACGGTAACGGATACTCCATTAAAAATTTAAACTTAAATGTTAAAAATCGCGCTTCTGGTATTACTGCGAAAAATGCGGATGAAGTATCATACGGATTATTTTCGAAGTTAGATGGTGCAAAGATAAAAGACCTAACAATTAAGGATGTGAATATTGTTATTGATAAATCTTCCAATGTTAAACTTTGTGTTGGTGCATTAGCAGGACGTACTAAGAAAACAACAATAGAAAATTGTACCTTTGATGGAATAACGATATCATCAGATGGTATGTGTAGCATTAATATAGTCGCATCCAGTTATGTTGCCGGTGATTATTCAACCAAGATAAACAATTGTATATTCAACAACATCAATACGAATAAATTAACAACTTCTGGGAACTTAGAAGTTATAGAGCAAAAATAA
- a CDS encoding ABC transporter substrate-binding protein has protein sequence MKKTKKLVALLLCMTMILSLAACSKKEKDVNKDITPTVAPTSAAGGEKEEEKPVIPDVPAGRRDASTPRSAANEKNPLVISTLTLDGKFTPFFGTSEPDRLIYEKTQITLIANNETAEPVAGVDVPTAAWDFKMTTNDDQSKSTYKFWIKNGVQFSDGHVLTVDDVLFNLYVLLDPKYDGSSTLYSMHIEGLKAYQTQILDESSADAKLAEFAEAAKKKVDAALAGNGEAAVTDKLWELVKESVTADSNVLMSKQYVPEDFGLVGPEDFLTSAPQSIILYYTASCIGRDLITYKDGAFVIDAATGLTVDKMSTYTEQDYIDASMKCIKETINAAEFDEAFDYTTVDDAKAFFAGEEKSAYLEANKGTVKSISGITKGKEVCSDGVERETLTVVLNGVDPKAIWNFTFEVAPMHYYAGQARHDKANGVDYFGVDFSSAAFMLELKEFNGLPMGAGAYKMTDANNSENPTADKFYDNGICYFVANDNFLLGAPKVKYLRYKTINAGSELDSVLTGDVHYSDPKASATTINKITSDSSYSHMNYVLVDNLGYGYIGINAQLVPDLNVRRALMSAMDTALTLGAYPGGLAQVIHRPMSQVSWAYPEGCTAMYPFDETGAASKAFFLKAGYKETADGKLLAPDGSKPSFKFTLPSSADDHPAGQVFLKTQEVLEKIGVEVIIDIDQNLLSKLNEGIISVWAAAWQATIDPDMFQVYCSDPSKNQATSPKSSGLYYKFENGSDEEKAILVRLNELIEQGRSTLNVDERKPIYSEALDKAMEMAVELPTYQRKNMYVYNKSVIDPSSLTPADKTTPYRSPIYAIWDVSLLDN, from the coding sequence ATGAAGAAAACAAAGAAATTGGTAGCGTTACTTCTTTGCATGACTATGATTCTTTCTTTAGCAGCTTGTAGTAAGAAGGAAAAAGATGTAAATAAGGATATTACACCAACTGTAGCTCCTACTTCAGCTGCTGGCGGTGAAAAAGAGGAAGAAAAACCAGTGATACCGGATGTTCCAGCTGGTAGAAGAGATGCATCCACACCTCGTTCTGCTGCAAACGAGAAAAATCCGTTGGTTATTAGTACTTTAACACTGGATGGAAAATTTACACCATTCTTCGGTACGAGTGAACCAGATCGTCTTATCTATGAAAAAACTCAAATTACGTTAATTGCAAACAACGAGACAGCTGAGCCAGTTGCAGGTGTTGATGTACCAACTGCTGCATGGGATTTTAAGATGACGACAAACGATGATCAATCAAAATCTACCTATAAATTCTGGATTAAGAATGGTGTTCAATTTAGTGATGGCCATGTTTTAACTGTAGATGATGTATTATTTAACTTATATGTATTATTAGATCCTAAATATGATGGTTCCTCAACTTTATATTCAATGCATATTGAGGGATTAAAAGCTTATCAAACTCAGATTTTAGATGAGAGTTCAGCAGATGCAAAACTTGCGGAGTTCGCTGAGGCAGCAAAGAAGAAAGTTGACGCCGCACTTGCTGGTAATGGTGAGGCAGCAGTTACTGATAAATTATGGGAACTTGTAAAAGAAAGTGTGACAGCTGATAGTAATGTATTAATGAGTAAGCAATATGTTCCAGAAGATTTTGGTTTAGTTGGACCAGAAGATTTCTTAACATCAGCACCTCAATCCATCATTCTTTATTATACAGCAAGCTGTATTGGTAGAGATTTAATTACATACAAAGATGGTGCTTTTGTTATTGATGCGGCTACAGGTTTAACAGTAGATAAAATGAGTACTTATACAGAGCAAGATTATATTGATGCTTCCATGAAGTGTATCAAAGAAACGATAAATGCTGCTGAATTTGATGAAGCATTTGATTATACAACAGTGGATGATGCTAAGGCATTCTTCGCAGGAGAAGAAAAATCTGCATATCTTGAAGCAAACAAAGGTACTGTTAAGAGTATTAGCGGTATCACAAAGGGTAAGGAAGTTTGCTCTGATGGAGTAGAACGTGAAACTTTAACAGTAGTATTAAATGGTGTTGACCCTAAGGCAATCTGGAACTTTACTTTTGAAGTTGCACCTATGCATTACTATGCAGGGCAGGCAAGACATGATAAAGCAAATGGCGTTGATTATTTTGGTGTTGATTTTTCCAGCGCAGCATTTATGTTAGAATTAAAAGAATTTAATGGTTTACCGATGGGTGCTGGTGCTTATAAGATGACAGATGCTAATAACTCAGAAAATCCAACTGCCGATAAGTTTTATGATAATGGTATTTGTTATTTTGTAGCAAATGATAACTTTTTGTTAGGTGCTCCAAAGGTTAAATATTTAAGATACAAAACAATTAATGCTGGCTCTGAACTAGACTCTGTATTGACTGGCGATGTTCACTATTCAGATCCAAAGGCTAGTGCAACTACGATTAATAAGATCACTTCAGATTCTTCTTATTCACATATGAACTATGTGTTAGTTGATAACTTAGGTTATGGTTATATCGGTATTAATGCACAGCTTGTACCTGACCTTAATGTAAGACGCGCACTTATGTCTGCTATGGATACTGCACTTACCTTAGGAGCTTACCCAGGAGGCTTAGCGCAAGTTATTCATAGACCAATGAGTCAGGTGTCATGGGCATATCCTGAAGGATGTACGGCAATGTACCCATTCGATGAAACAGGTGCAGCTTCTAAGGCGTTCTTCTTAAAAGCAGGTTATAAAGAGACAGCAGATGGTAAATTATTAGCACCAGACGGAAGTAAGCCATCCTTTAAATTTACACTTCCTTCAAGTGCAGATGATCACCCAGCTGGTCAGGTATTCTTAAAGACACAAGAAGTACTTGAGAAGATCGGTGTTGAAGTAATTATTGATATTGATCAAAATCTTTTAAGTAAATTAAACGAGGGTATTATTTCTGTTTGGGCAGCAGCTTGGCAAGCAACAATAGATCCTGATATGTTCCAGGTATACTGTTCCGATCCTTCTAAAAATCAAGCTACTTCTCCAAAGTCTTCAGGACTTTATTATAAATTTGAAAATGGTTCTGATGAAGAAAAAGCAATTCTTGTACGTTTAAATGAATTAATTGAGCAGGGACGTTCTACTCTTAACGTAGATGAAAGAAAACCAATTTATTCAGAGGCACTTGATAAGGCTATGGAAATGGCAGTTGAATTACCAACCTATCAGAGAAAGAATATGTATGTTTATAACAAGAGTGTAATTGATCCAAGTAGTTTAACTCCAGCAGATAAGACAACACCTTACAGATCACCAATTTACGCTATCTGGGATGTTAGCTTACTTGACAACTAG
- a CDS encoding ABC transporter permease — translation MLKYFLKRLAISIIILFGVSIIIYFIVRMMPADYIDQHTAAQVAQGQLTLEDVQRMKELYGIGDNSIGGIIKSYGQWITKALRGDFGVSFVYGRPVHQVIAKYMWISFGISLAAMILNILISIPLGIVAATKQYGAADYIVTVLAMIGISLPSFFLGALLLRVFSIGLGWFPLQGLSDATQIITGFKQVLDKLHHLVLPMTTLVILNIGGLMRYTRTNMLEVLNSDYIRTARAKGLSEKSVIYKHAFRNTLIPIVTMLGGSLPGLFGGALLTETVFAIPGIGSTSYKAMLQGDIPFVMGYMMFIAVLTVLGTIFADISYAIVDPRVKLQ, via the coding sequence ATGTTAAAATATTTTTTAAAAAGACTTGCAATTTCTATAATCATTCTATTTGGGGTATCAATTATTATTTACTTTATCGTTCGAATGATGCCAGCTGATTATATTGACCAGCATACCGCTGCGCAGGTTGCTCAAGGTCAGCTAACATTAGAAGATGTACAAAGAATGAAGGAGTTGTATGGTATAGGAGACAATTCCATAGGTGGTATAATAAAAAGTTACGGACAGTGGATAACCAAGGCACTTCGTGGTGATTTTGGTGTGTCCTTTGTTTATGGACGTCCGGTTCATCAAGTGATCGCAAAATATATGTGGATTTCATTTGGTATATCGCTAGCAGCGATGATATTAAATATATTAATTTCGATACCGCTTGGTATCGTAGCGGCAACGAAGCAATATGGTGCAGCTGACTATATAGTTACAGTATTGGCAATGATAGGTATTTCACTGCCATCCTTTTTCTTAGGTGCATTATTGTTACGTGTATTCTCTATAGGTCTTGGATGGTTTCCATTACAGGGACTGTCTGATGCGACACAAATAATAACAGGTTTTAAACAAGTTCTTGATAAACTTCATCATTTAGTACTTCCAATGACGACCCTTGTTATCTTGAACATTGGTGGTTTGATGCGTTATACAAGAACCAACATGTTAGAAGTATTGAATTCTGATTATATCCGTACTGCAAGGGCAAAAGGATTGTCTGAGAAGTCGGTTATTTATAAACATGCATTTCGTAACACTTTAATACCTATTGTAACCATGCTAGGTGGAAGTCTTCCAGGTTTATTTGGTGGTGCATTGTTAACAGAAACGGTATTTGCAATTCCTGGTATTGGCTCTACTTCTTATAAGGCAATGTTACAAGGTGATATTCCATTTGTTATGGGATATATGATGTTTATAGCTGTATTAACTGTACTAGGTACCATTTTTGCGGATATATCGTATGCAATTGTGGACCCTCGTGTGAAACTGCAATAA
- a CDS encoding ABC transporter permease — MSEENNTNVQAIELEHESLSDSVRALSPTRLVMKRFFRSRLSVVGLVIIVFLFLFSYLGPLFIPYGETQVFPIPTEVKVTSSESFTGADGEKYTFYDVSTGYDNYKAAPSKDHWLGTDTNGMDVLVRLMYGGRISLTISFLVIFLESFIGIVFGGISGYFGGKIDMLIMRLVDILNSIPTLPVLIVLSSVLKAIPVSIVPVGSRIYYLMAFLTLIGWAGTARLVRGQILSLREQEYMVAAEATGISAKAKIFRHLVPNVMPQLIVQMTLGLGAIILYESTLSYLGLGVQIPKSAWGTMISFADPSKGQSILQYYPNLWVTPGVLIVLAVLGFNFVGDGLRDAIDPKMKR, encoded by the coding sequence ATGAGTGAAGAAAATAATACAAATGTTCAGGCTATTGAGTTAGAGCATGAGAGCTTGAGCGATAGCGTACGCGCGCTGTCTCCAACACGTTTAGTTATGAAACGTTTTTTTAGAAGTCGTTTGTCTGTAGTAGGCTTAGTTATCATCGTATTTTTATTTTTATTTAGTTATTTGGGACCGTTGTTTATTCCATATGGAGAAACACAAGTGTTTCCGATTCCCACCGAGGTGAAAGTTACTTCTTCTGAATCATTTACAGGAGCAGATGGTGAAAAATATACATTCTATGATGTATCCACAGGTTATGATAATTATAAGGCAGCGCCATCTAAGGATCACTGGCTAGGAACAGATACGAATGGAATGGATGTATTAGTTCGTTTAATGTATGGAGGAAGAATTTCGTTAACAATTAGCTTCTTAGTTATATTCTTAGAATCATTTATAGGAATTGTATTTGGCGGAATTTCTGGGTACTTTGGTGGAAAGATTGATATGCTTATCATGCGTTTGGTGGATATCTTAAATAGTATACCTACCTTACCGGTATTAATCGTATTATCGTCAGTATTAAAAGCGATACCAGTCTCAATTGTACCTGTGGGTAGTCGTATTTATTATCTGATGGCATTTCTTACTTTAATTGGATGGGCGGGTACAGCACGTTTGGTAAGAGGACAGATTTTATCGTTACGTGAACAAGAGTATATGGTTGCTGCTGAAGCAACTGGTATCTCTGCTAAAGCTAAAATATTTAGACACTTAGTTCCTAATGTTATGCCTCAATTAATTGTACAGATGACGTTAGGACTTGGAGCTATTATCTTATATGAGTCAACGTTATCTTATTTAGGTCTTGGAGTACAGATACCGAAATCAGCATGGGGAACAATGATTTCTTTCGCAGATCCGTCGAAGGGACAAAGTATATTACAATATTATCCAAATCTTTGGGTTACACCTGGTGTTTTAATCGTACTTGCAGTATTAGGATTTAACTTTGTTGGTGATGGATTGCGTGATGCAATTGATCCTAAGATGAAGAGATAG
- a CDS encoding ABC transporter ATP-binding protein, with protein MAKAKKDNGHYISRQEERAITKYNRKTTKEFEAKKRKKNVSEDTYMATMKDSKNIVEFDDLHTYFFTDAGTVKAVDGVTFSIPANSTVGVVGESGCGKSVTSLSLMQLVQAPQGQIVSGSIRYNDGEKCYDIAKMPIDAMRKIRGKDIAMIFQEPMTSLNPVFTVGYQLDEVTTLHNPGATKEAAKKKSIEMLKQVGIARPEGVYDNYPHELSGGMRQRVMIAMALVCNPKLIIADEPTTALDVTIQAQILDLLRSVREKINGSIMLITHDLGVVAEMADFVVVMYAGRIIEMGTAKEIFLTPKHPYTVGLMKSKPVVNKKVDRLYSIPGQVPNPINMPQTCYFKDRCDRCHTACEGPYPSVRKFSDTHLVSCYLYNDTKHQENESTEVVKDE; from the coding sequence ATGGCGAAAGCAAAGAAAGATAACGGGCATTATATTTCCCGTCAAGAAGAAAGAGCTATTACAAAATATAATCGTAAAACAACAAAGGAATTTGAAGCTAAGAAGCGCAAAAAAAATGTAAGTGAAGATACTTATATGGCAACAATGAAAGATTCTAAAAATATTGTTGAGTTTGATGACTTACATACCTATTTCTTTACGGATGCAGGTACTGTGAAAGCAGTAGATGGTGTAACATTCAGTATCCCTGCTAATAGTACAGTTGGTGTAGTTGGAGAGTCTGGATGTGGGAAAAGTGTAACAAGTTTATCTTTGATGCAGTTAGTACAAGCGCCTCAGGGACAGATTGTCAGCGGTTCTATTCGTTATAATGATGGGGAAAAGTGCTATGATATAGCGAAGATGCCAATTGATGCGATGAGAAAAATACGTGGTAAAGATATTGCAATGATTTTTCAGGAGCCAATGACAAGCTTAAATCCAGTTTTTACGGTTGGTTACCAGCTAGATGAAGTTACGACACTTCATAATCCGGGTGCAACGAAAGAAGCTGCAAAAAAGAAATCAATTGAAATGCTAAAGCAAGTTGGAATTGCTCGACCAGAAGGAGTTTATGATAATTATCCACATGAATTATCAGGTGGTATGCGACAACGTGTTATGATAGCGATGGCACTTGTTTGTAACCCTAAATTAATTATTGCAGATGAGCCAACAACCGCACTAGATGTTACGATTCAAGCACAAATACTAGACTTACTACGTTCCGTGCGTGAAAAAATAAATGGTAGTATTATGTTAATTACACATGATCTTGGTGTTGTAGCAGAAATGGCGGATTTTGTTGTCGTAATGTATGCAGGTAGAATAATTGAGATGGGAACTGCAAAGGAGATATTCCTCACACCAAAGCATCCCTATACGGTTGGCTTAATGAAGAGTAAACCAGTAGTAAATAAAAAAGTGGATCGCTTATACAGTATTCCAGGTCAGGTTCCAAATCCAATTAATATGCCTCAAACTTGTTATTTTAAAGATCGTTGCGACCGTTGTCATACAGCATGTGAAGGCCCATACCCAAGCGTAAGAAAATTTAGTGATACGCATCTAGTGTCATGTTATTTATATAATGATACGAAGCATCAAGAGAATGAAAGTACGGAGGTGGTAAAGGATGAGTGA